A stretch of the Gracilinanus agilis isolate LMUSP501 chromosome 4, AgileGrace, whole genome shotgun sequence genome encodes the following:
- the TRIM45 gene encoding tripartite motif-containing protein 45 isoform X4 — MSWKNLGEMSIKEQEQGPQGAEAKIPSQASLGGLGKSRCPMCMELFKVPRILPCLHTFCTACLEELEPFSVLMLRTPDSEKTPERPWPWDKQHQPLEPQLSILCPVCDTEVDLPPGGVKALTIDHLAINKVLLQNLQEDRPCLVCDLCSDREVDSRCLTCRVNLCQFCSQAHRRQKKTAFHSIMPLKDLKGYNQIGKAIVCSIHPPEELNLFCEQCDQPVCRDCVLGDHREHTYDLVSNVIYKHGNSIRDLLKSTQPHMGTLERALVQIEGVGSALRSRMDALSSDVREFCDGYIMAIREHRDQLLKQLEDVRIQKENSLHLQKLQVEQLLADLRTGVEFTEHLLNNGTDLEILVTKKVVVNRLKKLKKTDYSIGPGLDDGICFSPQEKAGQYGGYEVFGAILTKGVDPTKCILQGEDIQKVCEKQKVTLTLLCRDILGEHMGRGGEHIRVNVIHKNKDCVLKTMIQDNNNGTYTISFIPEELGLYTVCIFVKGQHIQGSPYTMTVRRRFRQHQGVFHCCSFCSSGGQKNARCACGGTMAGGYQGCGHGHKGHPGRRHWSCCGGTEENSECLGEIPQRSLVRTVAL; from the exons ATGTCTTGGAAAAACCTCGGGGAAATGTCAATAAAAGAGCAGGAGCAAGGGCCCCAGGGAGCTGAGGCCAAGATCCCTAGCCAGGCCTCCCTTGGAGGCCTAGGCAAGTCTCGATGTCCAATGTGCATGGAACTCTTCAAAGTCCCCAGGATCTTACCTTGCTTGCACACGTTTTGCACGGCCTGCCTAGAAGAGCTGGAGCCCTTCTCTGTACTGATGTTGCGAACACCAGACTCAGAAAAGACCCCGGAGAGGCCTTGGCCCTGGGATAAACAGCACCAGCCCCTGGAGCCCCAGCTTAGCATCCTCTGCCCAGTCTGTGATACAGAGGTTGATCTGCCTCCTGGAGGAGTGAAGGCCTTAACCATAGACCATCTGGCAATAAATAAGGTGCTGCTGCAAAATCTGCAAGAGGACAGGCCGTGCCTGGTGTGTGATCTGTGCAGTGACAGGGAAGTGGATAGTCGATGTCTCACCTGCAGGGTGAATCTCTGCCAGTTCTGCAGCCAGGCCCATAG GCggcaaaaaaaaactgcttttcACTCTATCATGCCCTTGAAAGACTTGAAAGGATACAACCAGATTGGGAAGGCAATTGTGTGTTCCATCCATCCTCCTGAGGAGCTGAACCTGTTCTGTGAGCAGTGTGACCAGCCAGTGTGCAGGGACTGTGTGCTAGGTGATCATCGGGAGCATACCTACGACTTGGTCAGCAATGTGATCTACAAGCATGGGAATTCCATTCGGGATCTCCTCAAGAGTACCCAGCCACATATGGGGACCTTGGAGAGAGCTCTGGTCCAGATCGAGGGCGTGGGCAGTGCTCTCCGGAGCCGCATGGATGCCCTGTCTTCTGATGTCCGAGAATTTTGTGATGGCTACATCATGGCGATCAGAGAACACCGGGACCAGTTGCTAAAGCAACTGGAAGATGTCCGGATCCAGAAGGAGAACTCTCTACACCTCCAGAAGCTTCAGGTAGAGCAGTTGCTGGCAGACCTTCGGACAGGAGTCGAGTTCACAGAACACTTGCTGAATAATGGCACTGACCTGGAGATCCTTGTCACCAAGAAAGTGGTGGTGAACAGGCTGAAGAAGCTCAAGAAAACTGACTATAGCATTGGCCCTGGATTGGATGATGGCATCTGCTTCTCTCCCCAAGAGAAGGCAGGCCAGTACGGTGGCTATGAAGTTTTTGGGGCCATTCTCACCAAAGGGGTTGATCCCACCAAGTGCATTCTCCAAGGGGAAG ACATCCAGAAAGTTTGTGAAAAGCagaaagtcactttaaccctgctCTGCAGAGATATATTGGGGGAGCACATGGGCAGAGGTGGAGAGCACATCCGAGTGAACGTCATCCATAAAAATAAGGACTG TGTTCTTAAGACGATGATTCAGGATAACAACAATGGgacttacactatttcctttatcCCCGAGGAACTTGGCCTCTACACTGTATGCATCTTTGTCAAAGGGCAACATATCCAG GGCTCGCCATACACAATGACTGTGAGGAGAAGGTTCCGCCAACACCAGGGAGTCTTCCATTGCTGCTCATTCTGTTCCAGCGGAGGCCAGAAGAATGCCAGATGTGCCTGCGGAGGGACCATGGCAG GTGGGTATCAAGGTTGTGGACACGGACACAAAGGTCACCCAGGCCGTCGTCACTGGTCATGCTGTGGAGGGACAGAGGAGAATTCTGAATGCTTGGGGGAGATTCCCCAGAGGAGTCTGGTCAGGACGGTGGCACTCTAA
- the TRIM45 gene encoding tripartite motif-containing protein 45 isoform X3 produces the protein MNKQLWDMSWKNLGEMSIKEQEQGPQGAEAKIPSQASLGGLGKSRCPMCMELFKVPRILPCLHTFCTACLEELEPFSVLMLRTPDSEKTPERPWPWDKQHQPLEPQLSILCPVCDTEVDLPPGGVKALTIDHLAINKVLLQNLQEDRPCLVCDLCSDREVDSRCLTCRVNLCQFCSQAHRRQKKTAFHSIMPLKDLKGYNQIGKAIVCSIHPPEELNLFCEQCDQPVCRDCVLGDHREHTYDLVSNVIYKHGNSIRDLLKSTQPHMGTLERALVQIEGVGSALRSRMDALSSDVREFCDGYIMAIREHRDQLLKQLEDVRIQKENSLHLQKLQVEQLLADLRTGVEFTEHLLNNGTDLEILVTKKVVVNRLKKLKKTDYSIGPGLDDGICFSPQEKAGQYGGYEVFGAILTKGVDPTKCILQGEDIQKVCEKQKVTLTLLCRDILGEHMGRGGEHIRVNVIHKNKDCVLKTMIQDNNNGTYTISFIPEELGLYTVCIFVKGQHIQGSPYTMTVRRRFRQHQGVFHCCSFCSSGGQKNARCACGGTMAGGYQGCGHGHKGHPGRRHWSCCGGTEENSECLGEIPQRSLVRTVAL, from the exons ATGAACAAACAGCTCTGGG ACATGTCTTGGAAAAACCTCGGGGAAATGTCAATAAAAGAGCAGGAGCAAGGGCCCCAGGGAGCTGAGGCCAAGATCCCTAGCCAGGCCTCCCTTGGAGGCCTAGGCAAGTCTCGATGTCCAATGTGCATGGAACTCTTCAAAGTCCCCAGGATCTTACCTTGCTTGCACACGTTTTGCACGGCCTGCCTAGAAGAGCTGGAGCCCTTCTCTGTACTGATGTTGCGAACACCAGACTCAGAAAAGACCCCGGAGAGGCCTTGGCCCTGGGATAAACAGCACCAGCCCCTGGAGCCCCAGCTTAGCATCCTCTGCCCAGTCTGTGATACAGAGGTTGATCTGCCTCCTGGAGGAGTGAAGGCCTTAACCATAGACCATCTGGCAATAAATAAGGTGCTGCTGCAAAATCTGCAAGAGGACAGGCCGTGCCTGGTGTGTGATCTGTGCAGTGACAGGGAAGTGGATAGTCGATGTCTCACCTGCAGGGTGAATCTCTGCCAGTTCTGCAGCCAGGCCCATAG GCggcaaaaaaaaactgcttttcACTCTATCATGCCCTTGAAAGACTTGAAAGGATACAACCAGATTGGGAAGGCAATTGTGTGTTCCATCCATCCTCCTGAGGAGCTGAACCTGTTCTGTGAGCAGTGTGACCAGCCAGTGTGCAGGGACTGTGTGCTAGGTGATCATCGGGAGCATACCTACGACTTGGTCAGCAATGTGATCTACAAGCATGGGAATTCCATTCGGGATCTCCTCAAGAGTACCCAGCCACATATGGGGACCTTGGAGAGAGCTCTGGTCCAGATCGAGGGCGTGGGCAGTGCTCTCCGGAGCCGCATGGATGCCCTGTCTTCTGATGTCCGAGAATTTTGTGATGGCTACATCATGGCGATCAGAGAACACCGGGACCAGTTGCTAAAGCAACTGGAAGATGTCCGGATCCAGAAGGAGAACTCTCTACACCTCCAGAAGCTTCAGGTAGAGCAGTTGCTGGCAGACCTTCGGACAGGAGTCGAGTTCACAGAACACTTGCTGAATAATGGCACTGACCTGGAGATCCTTGTCACCAAGAAAGTGGTGGTGAACAGGCTGAAGAAGCTCAAGAAAACTGACTATAGCATTGGCCCTGGATTGGATGATGGCATCTGCTTCTCTCCCCAAGAGAAGGCAGGCCAGTACGGTGGCTATGAAGTTTTTGGGGCCATTCTCACCAAAGGGGTTGATCCCACCAAGTGCATTCTCCAAGGGGAAG ACATCCAGAAAGTTTGTGAAAAGCagaaagtcactttaaccctgctCTGCAGAGATATATTGGGGGAGCACATGGGCAGAGGTGGAGAGCACATCCGAGTGAACGTCATCCATAAAAATAAGGACTG TGTTCTTAAGACGATGATTCAGGATAACAACAATGGgacttacactatttcctttatcCCCGAGGAACTTGGCCTCTACACTGTATGCATCTTTGTCAAAGGGCAACATATCCAG GGCTCGCCATACACAATGACTGTGAGGAGAAGGTTCCGCCAACACCAGGGAGTCTTCCATTGCTGCTCATTCTGTTCCAGCGGAGGCCAGAAGAATGCCAGATGTGCCTGCGGAGGGACCATGGCAG GTGGGTATCAAGGTTGTGGACACGGACACAAAGGTCACCCAGGCCGTCGTCACTGGTCATGCTGTGGAGGGACAGAGGAGAATTCTGAATGCTTGGGGGAGATTCCCCAGAGGAGTCTGGTCAGGACGGTGGCACTCTAA
- the TRIM45 gene encoding tripartite motif-containing protein 45 isoform X2: MGEGGSPGSGGYQPGREDTGWSADMSWKNLGEMSIKEQEQGPQGAEAKIPSQASLGGLGKSRCPMCMELFKVPRILPCLHTFCTACLEELEPFSVLMLRTPDSEKTPERPWPWDKQHQPLEPQLSILCPVCDTEVDLPPGGVKALTIDHLAINKVLLQNLQEDRPCLVCDLCSDREVDSRCLTCRVNLCQFCSQAHRRQKKTAFHSIMPLKDLKGYNQIGKAIVCSIHPPEELNLFCEQCDQPVCRDCVLGDHREHTYDLVSNVIYKHGNSIRDLLKSTQPHMGTLERALVQIEGVGSALRSRMDALSSDVREFCDGYIMAIREHRDQLLKQLEDVRIQKENSLHLQKLQVEQLLADLRTGVEFTEHLLNNGTDLEILVTKKVVVNRLKKLKKTDYSIGPGLDDGICFSPQEKAGQYGGYEVFGAILTKGVDPTKCILQGEDIQKVCEKQKVTLTLLCRDILGEHMGRGGEHIRVNVIHKNKDCVLKTMIQDNNNGTYTISFIPEELGLYTVCIFVKGQHIQGSPYTMTVRRRFRQHQGVFHCCSFCSSGGQKNARCACGGTMAGGYQGCGHGHKGHPGRRHWSCCGGTEENSECLGEIPQRSLVRTVAL, translated from the exons ATGGGAGAAGGCGGCAGCCCCGGGTCAGGTGGGTATCAGCCAGGGAGAGAAGACACTGGTTGGTCCGCAG ACATGTCTTGGAAAAACCTCGGGGAAATGTCAATAAAAGAGCAGGAGCAAGGGCCCCAGGGAGCTGAGGCCAAGATCCCTAGCCAGGCCTCCCTTGGAGGCCTAGGCAAGTCTCGATGTCCAATGTGCATGGAACTCTTCAAAGTCCCCAGGATCTTACCTTGCTTGCACACGTTTTGCACGGCCTGCCTAGAAGAGCTGGAGCCCTTCTCTGTACTGATGTTGCGAACACCAGACTCAGAAAAGACCCCGGAGAGGCCTTGGCCCTGGGATAAACAGCACCAGCCCCTGGAGCCCCAGCTTAGCATCCTCTGCCCAGTCTGTGATACAGAGGTTGATCTGCCTCCTGGAGGAGTGAAGGCCTTAACCATAGACCATCTGGCAATAAATAAGGTGCTGCTGCAAAATCTGCAAGAGGACAGGCCGTGCCTGGTGTGTGATCTGTGCAGTGACAGGGAAGTGGATAGTCGATGTCTCACCTGCAGGGTGAATCTCTGCCAGTTCTGCAGCCAGGCCCATAG GCggcaaaaaaaaactgcttttcACTCTATCATGCCCTTGAAAGACTTGAAAGGATACAACCAGATTGGGAAGGCAATTGTGTGTTCCATCCATCCTCCTGAGGAGCTGAACCTGTTCTGTGAGCAGTGTGACCAGCCAGTGTGCAGGGACTGTGTGCTAGGTGATCATCGGGAGCATACCTACGACTTGGTCAGCAATGTGATCTACAAGCATGGGAATTCCATTCGGGATCTCCTCAAGAGTACCCAGCCACATATGGGGACCTTGGAGAGAGCTCTGGTCCAGATCGAGGGCGTGGGCAGTGCTCTCCGGAGCCGCATGGATGCCCTGTCTTCTGATGTCCGAGAATTTTGTGATGGCTACATCATGGCGATCAGAGAACACCGGGACCAGTTGCTAAAGCAACTGGAAGATGTCCGGATCCAGAAGGAGAACTCTCTACACCTCCAGAAGCTTCAGGTAGAGCAGTTGCTGGCAGACCTTCGGACAGGAGTCGAGTTCACAGAACACTTGCTGAATAATGGCACTGACCTGGAGATCCTTGTCACCAAGAAAGTGGTGGTGAACAGGCTGAAGAAGCTCAAGAAAACTGACTATAGCATTGGCCCTGGATTGGATGATGGCATCTGCTTCTCTCCCCAAGAGAAGGCAGGCCAGTACGGTGGCTATGAAGTTTTTGGGGCCATTCTCACCAAAGGGGTTGATCCCACCAAGTGCATTCTCCAAGGGGAAG ACATCCAGAAAGTTTGTGAAAAGCagaaagtcactttaaccctgctCTGCAGAGATATATTGGGGGAGCACATGGGCAGAGGTGGAGAGCACATCCGAGTGAACGTCATCCATAAAAATAAGGACTG TGTTCTTAAGACGATGATTCAGGATAACAACAATGGgacttacactatttcctttatcCCCGAGGAACTTGGCCTCTACACTGTATGCATCTTTGTCAAAGGGCAACATATCCAG GGCTCGCCATACACAATGACTGTGAGGAGAAGGTTCCGCCAACACCAGGGAGTCTTCCATTGCTGCTCATTCTGTTCCAGCGGAGGCCAGAAGAATGCCAGATGTGCCTGCGGAGGGACCATGGCAG GTGGGTATCAAGGTTGTGGACACGGACACAAAGGTCACCCAGGCCGTCGTCACTGGTCATGCTGTGGAGGGACAGAGGAGAATTCTGAATGCTTGGGGGAGATTCCCCAGAGGAGTCTGGTCAGGACGGTGGCACTCTAA
- the TRIM45 gene encoding tripartite motif-containing protein 45 isoform X1, with protein MSQNPLGRQNLTDIINTQYNDQEAALPISVTPLPRDMSWKNLGEMSIKEQEQGPQGAEAKIPSQASLGGLGKSRCPMCMELFKVPRILPCLHTFCTACLEELEPFSVLMLRTPDSEKTPERPWPWDKQHQPLEPQLSILCPVCDTEVDLPPGGVKALTIDHLAINKVLLQNLQEDRPCLVCDLCSDREVDSRCLTCRVNLCQFCSQAHRRQKKTAFHSIMPLKDLKGYNQIGKAIVCSIHPPEELNLFCEQCDQPVCRDCVLGDHREHTYDLVSNVIYKHGNSIRDLLKSTQPHMGTLERALVQIEGVGSALRSRMDALSSDVREFCDGYIMAIREHRDQLLKQLEDVRIQKENSLHLQKLQVEQLLADLRTGVEFTEHLLNNGTDLEILVTKKVVVNRLKKLKKTDYSIGPGLDDGICFSPQEKAGQYGGYEVFGAILTKGVDPTKCILQGEDIQKVCEKQKVTLTLLCRDILGEHMGRGGEHIRVNVIHKNKDCVLKTMIQDNNNGTYTISFIPEELGLYTVCIFVKGQHIQGSPYTMTVRRRFRQHQGVFHCCSFCSSGGQKNARCACGGTMAGGYQGCGHGHKGHPGRRHWSCCGGTEENSECLGEIPQRSLVRTVAL; from the exons ATGTCCCAGAATCCTTTGGGTCGACAGAATTTAACTGACATCATCAACAcccaatacaatgatcaagagGCTGCACTTCCTATTTCTGTAACTCCTCTTCCTCGAg ACATGTCTTGGAAAAACCTCGGGGAAATGTCAATAAAAGAGCAGGAGCAAGGGCCCCAGGGAGCTGAGGCCAAGATCCCTAGCCAGGCCTCCCTTGGAGGCCTAGGCAAGTCTCGATGTCCAATGTGCATGGAACTCTTCAAAGTCCCCAGGATCTTACCTTGCTTGCACACGTTTTGCACGGCCTGCCTAGAAGAGCTGGAGCCCTTCTCTGTACTGATGTTGCGAACACCAGACTCAGAAAAGACCCCGGAGAGGCCTTGGCCCTGGGATAAACAGCACCAGCCCCTGGAGCCCCAGCTTAGCATCCTCTGCCCAGTCTGTGATACAGAGGTTGATCTGCCTCCTGGAGGAGTGAAGGCCTTAACCATAGACCATCTGGCAATAAATAAGGTGCTGCTGCAAAATCTGCAAGAGGACAGGCCGTGCCTGGTGTGTGATCTGTGCAGTGACAGGGAAGTGGATAGTCGATGTCTCACCTGCAGGGTGAATCTCTGCCAGTTCTGCAGCCAGGCCCATAG GCggcaaaaaaaaactgcttttcACTCTATCATGCCCTTGAAAGACTTGAAAGGATACAACCAGATTGGGAAGGCAATTGTGTGTTCCATCCATCCTCCTGAGGAGCTGAACCTGTTCTGTGAGCAGTGTGACCAGCCAGTGTGCAGGGACTGTGTGCTAGGTGATCATCGGGAGCATACCTACGACTTGGTCAGCAATGTGATCTACAAGCATGGGAATTCCATTCGGGATCTCCTCAAGAGTACCCAGCCACATATGGGGACCTTGGAGAGAGCTCTGGTCCAGATCGAGGGCGTGGGCAGTGCTCTCCGGAGCCGCATGGATGCCCTGTCTTCTGATGTCCGAGAATTTTGTGATGGCTACATCATGGCGATCAGAGAACACCGGGACCAGTTGCTAAAGCAACTGGAAGATGTCCGGATCCAGAAGGAGAACTCTCTACACCTCCAGAAGCTTCAGGTAGAGCAGTTGCTGGCAGACCTTCGGACAGGAGTCGAGTTCACAGAACACTTGCTGAATAATGGCACTGACCTGGAGATCCTTGTCACCAAGAAAGTGGTGGTGAACAGGCTGAAGAAGCTCAAGAAAACTGACTATAGCATTGGCCCTGGATTGGATGATGGCATCTGCTTCTCTCCCCAAGAGAAGGCAGGCCAGTACGGTGGCTATGAAGTTTTTGGGGCCATTCTCACCAAAGGGGTTGATCCCACCAAGTGCATTCTCCAAGGGGAAG ACATCCAGAAAGTTTGTGAAAAGCagaaagtcactttaaccctgctCTGCAGAGATATATTGGGGGAGCACATGGGCAGAGGTGGAGAGCACATCCGAGTGAACGTCATCCATAAAAATAAGGACTG TGTTCTTAAGACGATGATTCAGGATAACAACAATGGgacttacactatttcctttatcCCCGAGGAACTTGGCCTCTACACTGTATGCATCTTTGTCAAAGGGCAACATATCCAG GGCTCGCCATACACAATGACTGTGAGGAGAAGGTTCCGCCAACACCAGGGAGTCTTCCATTGCTGCTCATTCTGTTCCAGCGGAGGCCAGAAGAATGCCAGATGTGCCTGCGGAGGGACCATGGCAG GTGGGTATCAAGGTTGTGGACACGGACACAAAGGTCACCCAGGCCGTCGTCACTGGTCATGCTGTGGAGGGACAGAGGAGAATTCTGAATGCTTGGGGGAGATTCCCCAGAGGAGTCTGGTCAGGACGGTGGCACTCTAA